Genomic DNA from Marinobacter sp. LV10MA510-1:
CACAATAATGGAGGCTTCGGCGCGCTCTTCCGCGCTTAGCGCCGGGTAACCAATAGCCGCGGCCATATCAATTACCGGCACCGCCGCGTTACGGAAGGTGGCCGTGCCAACAATGGCGTGGTGGCTGTGGGGCAGGCGACTAAGACGCCTGAACGGCATGATTTCGCGAATTTTCAGAGTGCCCAGGCCAAACTGCCGGTGGTCTGTCAGTTGAAACAGCAACAGTTTTTGCAACTGTTTGGGTTGGCTACTCATAAGCGTACCTGTCAAAAAACGGAATGAATATTCAGCATCACGGCCAGAACAAACAGCATAACCGATGAGGGTAAAAAAACAGCGTCACTGACACAATTTGTGCGAGTACGTATTTAGCATGTTATCTTCTGATTTTGAGTGATAGCCCATTTGCTGTGCCGAACCGCAAACGTCAAAGGAATGAACGATGCGACCCGTCCCGATATCCATTACTGCTATGGTGGTGTTATTCAGCCTGTCTAGCGCGGCAAAAGCCGATTACTACCGCTGGACCGACGCCAACGGCGTTACCCACTTCACTGACAAACCCAAAACTCCCGGCAGCCAGGCGATCGATTTTCGCAGGCCCACTGTGATTCCTATCGCAGAAAATAACCGACGCCGTGGCGACCGTTTGCAAGGCCTTCAGCCTGACACGCAGGAAAACTCGGCCAGCGCAATGTCTGAGGGTAACGCTCAAAAGGGCGCGCAATCCAATGCGGCCCAGATTGCCCAGCAAAAAACCTGTGAGAATTATGCAGACCGCATCGGCAATATAGAAAGCCGATTGCGCGCCGGTGGCTATTCAGCGTCTAGCGGAAACAGGCTAAGGCGCGACAGGCGGGAGCTGACGAGCAAGCGTACCTGGGAGTGCCTGAGGCGCTAGGTGCAGTGCCAGATAGTCCACCAGCAGGCGTACCTTGGGCGACAGGTGCCGGTTGTGCGGGTACAGCGCCCAAATACCCTCAAGCCCAGGCTGGTGCTGTTGCAACAACGATACTAGTCGCCCGTCGGCTACGCAGGGCTCCACGTAGTAATCTGGTAACTGCACAATGCCAATGCCCTTGAGGGCAGCGTCCAGCAACGCATAGCCGCTGTTGCAGTGCAGATTGCCACGCACGCGAATAGTCTTTTCTTGCCCGGCCACCTGAAACCGCCAGGTATCCAATGTGCCTGGCAGGCAGTTGTGCTGCGCCAGATCCGCTAGCGTTGCGGGCGAGCCATGACGTTCCAAGTATTGCGGTGATGCGCACATATATTGGCGGCGTGAACCGAGCCGTTTGGCCATCATGGTGGAATTTTCCAGATTGCCCAGGCGGATCGCCAGGTCAAAACCGCCGTCCACCAAATCCACCTTTTGATTGGTGAGTATCAATTCTGCGCTCACGCCGGGGTAGAGCGCGATAAAATCGTTCAGCAACGGTGATATCCGGCTTTCACCGTAAGTGGTGGGTGCCGTGATTTTTAATCTGCCCTGGGGCACACTTTGTAAATTGGTCAGGGCCCGCTCGGCTTCATTCAGACCATCCAGCAGCGGGCGGCAGTGTTGATAGTAGATCTGTCCGGCTTCGGTCACCGACACTTTGCGCGTGGTGCGGTACAACAGTCGCGTTGTTAGCCGCTCTTCCAAGGCGCTTACTTGCCGGCTGACCTGCGCGGTTGAAATCTCCAGTTTGCGAGCTGCGACGGTAAAGCTGCCCGCTTCCGCCACCGCTACAAACTCTGCCACACCGTTCCATTTCATGATTGTTACCAGCTGGTAAAAGTAATTTTACAAATGGTGTAATTATCTCCTTTCTGGAAACAAATACAATGTCGCTATCAGTTAGTCAGCGATAGCCAGAGGCACAACCATGAGCACTAAAACGATCAAATCCAAAGCCGCCATTGCCTGGGGCCCGGGTCAGCCACTCTCGGTGGAAGAAGTAGATGTAATGCCACCGCAACGGGGCGAAGTGCGGGTGCGCATCGTCGCTAGCGGCGTTTGCCATACCGATGCTTTCACCCTGTCTGGTGACGATCCCGAAGGCATTTTTCCCGCCATTCTCGGCCACGAAGGTGGCGGTATTGTTGAGTCCATCGGCGAGGGCGTCACCAGCGTGGCGGTGGGTGATCACGTTATTCCGCTATACACCCCTGAATGCGGAGAGTGCAAATTCTGCCTGTCGGGCAAAACCAACTTGTGCCAGAAAATCCGCGAAACTCAGGGCAAAGGCTTGATGCCTGATGGCACAACGCGCTTCTCCAAAGACGGCCAGCCGATTTATCACTATATGGGCTGCTCGACATTTTCCGAGTATACCGTGTTGCCCGAAATCTCCCTGGCGAAAGTAAAAAAACCGCGCCGCTAGAGGAAATTTGCCTGTTGGGTTGCGGTGTCACCACCGGCATGGGCGCCGTCATGAACACGGCCAAAGTGGAAGAAGGCGCCACGGTAGCAATTTTTGGCATGGGCGGCATTGGTCTGTCTGCGGTGATTGGCGCCACCATGGCCAAGGCCAGCCGCATCATTGCCATTGACATCAACGAAAGCAAATTTGAGCTAGCTCGTAAGCTCGGCGCTACCGATTGCATCAATCCGAAGCACTACGACAAACCCATTCAGGATGTGATTGTTGAGCTGACCGACGGCGGCGTGGATTATTCATTCGAGTGTATCGGTAACGTCAACGTGATGCGTTCGGCACTGGAGTGCTGCCATAAAGGTTGGGGCGAATCCGTGGTGATTGGCGTTGCCGGCGCCGGCCAGGAAATCTCCACGCGCCCGTTCCAGTTGGTTACCGGCCGGGTCTGGCGCGGATCGGCCTTTGGCGGTGTTAAAGGCCGCTCGGAACTTCCGCAGTACGTCGAGCGCTACTTGAAGGGAGAGTTCAAACTGGATGACTTCATCACCCACACCATGGATCTGGAGAACATTAATACCGCGTTTGAGCTGATGCACGAAGGCAAGAGTATTCGTAGCGTGATTCATTTCGACAAATAGCAGTGAGCTCTTTTGCGCAATTGTACTAAATTCGAGCTTAATTGCGCATTAGCAGTTTTGTTTCTACAACGGTTATAAAACAGGCGGCATAGACGCCACATGCTGTTTAATTCCGCAACCGGGAATGCCGGAAGGAAACCATTATGCCCAGTGCCCACGCCCACCAGTCCGTTGCGACACAGCCCCCCATGCAAGCGGTGCACGCGCTTACAGCTGCCCATGGCGCCGCAGGCCTGCGCTGACCCGCTGCTACACCGGCCAGTTCGCCCAGCCGTTGATCAATCTGCGCAACCAACACGAATACGCCCACGCGGATAACTATCGGCCAGGGCAGGCCAGCGCTTTACCGGGTGCCCGTGTGGAGGGGGGTTCATCCGCTCCCTCCCTGACGTGCTAGGGCATAGGAAACCTAAAACGCGGTGCTTGCGCCGACTGAGAAACCATCAATTTCTGTGCCGTCTTTATCGAACCACGACATGTATTCGACGTTGAGCGTAACTTGGTCGATCAGAGTGAAATCAACCCCAACGCCGAATGATGTGTCTGTTTCAGATTTTGATTCAGAAAAGCCCTGCGCGCTGTACGTTACTTGACCGCGAGTGACGCCAAAAACGGCGTACGGGTAGATTTGCTTTGTGATCGGGAAACCGCCACGGAGGTATGCACCAAACAGCGAATCGAGTTCGATATCGACGTCAGTACCAGTGATATTGACGGTGTCATCGCTAAAACCAAGTCCGGCACGAAGCTCACCCGACAGGTACTCATTGACCTGTGCCCCTAGGCGAAATGTCCCAGCAGTCAGCGAGGCATCGTCATTGATGCCATTTTCGTTATACTCTAGAAAGTTGAGATTGGCCCCGGCATATCCATTCTGGGCTTGAGCCGTTCCTGCTCCCAAAATAGTTGCTGAACCAATAACAAATGCTGAAATTAGTGATTTTTTAGTGTGATTCATGAATGCTCCGTGCGTTTTAGGTGTGCCAAATACTGTTTTAAACATTTAAAAAACAAAAATACTTTTTGATTGCCACCCGCAAGGGTTAATGGCAACAGGGAAAGGTAGCGAACAAGAAACAAATTAACAAGCTGTAGTGCAACAACTGCGGGGGTGTACGAGCAAGATATGATGACTGGACACTCCCGATACGCCAAAAAAATGAGTATTGAATTAGTTGCTTAAAGCAATATTATAACTAGATACGCTAATATCATAGCTACCGTTTGGGCTACTCGCGACAATACCCAAGCTTTAGGTAAAGTAACTCATTGCACTGACTGCTTCCGCAGATACAATATATTTTTGTAGCTGCGCTGGCCCTTGCAATGAGTCGTAAATATCTGCTTTAGATACTCAGTTTTTTCGGAATAGTTGGGCTTCGCGATCCTTGAAAGCTTTGAATTCCAGAGCGTTGCCAGACGGATCGTAAAAGAACATGGTGGCTTGCTCTCCCGGCTCACCCTTGAAGCGTATGTAGGGCTCAATTTCGAAAGCCACTCCGTGCTCACGTAGTTTTGCAGATAGGTTGTTCCATGCAGCCATTTCCAGAACCACCCCGAAGTGTGGAACGGGCACGCCGTGGCCGTCTACAGGGTTTTTATGACTGCTTGCAGGTTGCTCTTTTAGTGCAGGGTTGAGATGACAAACAAACTGATGACCGTACAGATCGAAGTCGACCCAGCTGTCGGATGAGCGGCCTTCAGGGCAGCCTAAAAAATCGCCATAGAATCGGCGAGCTTCGTCTATATCCCGAACTTGTATGGCGAGATGAAATGGATCTTGCACGGCCATAATGTGTGTCCCCAGTATGATAAGTATGAAATGAATGACTAAATGTCGCTACGCATTATGTATGGAATTAAAACAGACAATCGTATTCGTAGCACATTATCTGCCGTTTTTGCCACAGCGGCACTGCTAGCGCTAGGGTTAGTGCGTGCTGAAAATGAAATCAGTACGACGTCCATCTCTCGAACGCCAACTAGGCTAAACAGATACGATATCGGATGACACCGACATCCTCTTCGCGAATCCACTCAATCCTGTGTCCGGTCAGCTTACACAGCGTCTGTAAGTCCCGTCGACCGCTGGGGTCATCGGTCAGAAACTCTATCTGCGTGCCGCTGGGCAAACCCTGAGTGCGTTTTTTAAAACGCAAGATGGGAAGAGGGCACACCAGACCGATGGCATCGATTTGGAGTACCTCTTGATATAGCTCTGATTGATCATTCAAGCCGTACGCTCTCACTGCTGTATTGCTCGGCAGAAGACCACCCGAACTGATCCAGAACTACAGGGGCGAGAGAGGCGATGACTAGGGCTGCAACAAATGCGAAAATCATGACTTTCACGATGATTCTCCTTTGCCTTGTTTAGCTTCGACCTCAGCGACCCACAGATCGTGGTGCTGACGCGCCCACTCCACATCAACCTGACCGTTGCCCATGGCATCGAAGGCACCTTCCATACCGACTGAACCGATATAAATATGTGCCATTATCGCGACCATCATTACGAACGCGACAACCGAATGCCAGATGTTGGCATACTGCATCTCCTCGTGCGGTGCCAACACTGTGGGGAAGTCTGTTCCCAGAATGCTGTTCACGAAGGCAAAAGTATCGGCGAACATAAAAATTTCAAACGGGAACAACAGAGACAGGCCTGACAAAGACACTGAGAAACCCAGCACCATCACAGTCCAGAAAACAATTTTCTGCCCGGCGTTGAACTTTTTTGCTGAAGGATGAGCTTTGGTAAAAATACCGCCGCCCGCCTTAAGCCAGTGCCAGTCCAGCTTGTTGGGGATGTTGTGCGCCACCCACATAACGAAGGTCATCACCAGGCCCAACATAAAAGCCCATGCAATGTTGTTGTGAATCCACTTGGAGCCGATCGCCAGAGTCGAAAAGGCTTCAGGCCCTATAACAGGGATCAGGAAACTGCGCCCCATTAGGGTCAGCAGGCCCGTAATACCCAATGCGACAAACGAGCCCGACAACAACCAATGGCCAAACCGTTCGATGGCTTTGAATCGTTCGATCTTGGTGCCCGCAGGGCCACCGTCGATCATGATTTTTCCGCGCGCAAAGTAGAACACCACAAGCAGCAGAATGGTGCCTAACAGTGCGCCACCGCCGTAGGTAATGATCGGTCCTTCACGCAGCTTATACCAGGGCATGCCTCCGTCCTGGATCAGGACGTCAACCGCAGGCCCCCGGACCTGCGTGCTGGAGTCAATCTCGTTGTAACGAATGCCGCGCCAGATGTCGGCATCAGAGCGCCCTCCCAGAGTCCCCAGACGTTCAGTGATCGCATTCGCATTGGCGGGGTCGCCCAAGTTGTCAGACCGAAAGCTGCTGTCAACCTCCAACTTATTCTGACGGGCCATAATATCTTCGAGAGTTTGAGCACCCCCGGTACTGCTTCGATCAACCCCGGGGGCCTCTTCCGCCCAGACAGTGTTGATGAAAAGGGTTGCCAGCGTAAAGATGGCGGCACCCAATGTTTTAAATTTCATGAGAGCACTCCAGCGGAACGAACAAAAAGAATTTTGTGCCTTAAACAATTCCGGGGCCCGAGGGCCCCGGAGCAGTCGGGCGGGCTTACGCGCCCTTCTTCTCGTAGGCCGTGCCCCATCCCCAGGCGCCTGAACCGAAACCACGGTTCACTACACGCTGACGATAGATGTCCGACACCTCGTTGCCATCACCGGCCAACAGGGCTTTGGTCGAGCACATTTCCGCACAGATCGGCAGTTTGCCTTCTGCAATACGGTTACGACCGTACTTGTTGAACTCGGCTGTTGAGTTGTCTTCTTCAGGACCGCCTGCACAGAACGTGCATTTGTCCATCTTGCCCCGGCTGCCAAAGTTGCCCGCTTGGGGGAACTGGGGCGCGCCGAAGGGGCAAGCATAAAAACAATACCCACAACCGATACACAGGTCTTTGGAGTGCAGCACTATTCCGTCTTCAGTCTGGTAGAAGCAGTCTGTGGGACAAACGGCCATACAAGGCGCGTCTGAACAGTGCATGCAAGCTACCGAGATTGAACGCTCGCCAGGTTTACCATCTTCGATGGTGACGACGCGGCGACGGTTGATGCCCCAGGGCACCTCGTGCTCATTTTTACAGGCCGTTACGCAAGCATTACATTCAATGCAGCGTTCGGCGTCACAGAGGAATTTTGCGCGTGCTTGTCCTTCAAGAGCCATTTTCTACACCTCTTATTATGCTGGCATAATCGAACATAGGGTGGCTTTGGTCTCTTGCATCTGCGTGACCGAGTCATACCCGTATGTTTGAATTGTGTTCGTGGATTCGCCCAAAACAATTGGATCGGCGCCTTTGGGATACTTGTCCCTCAGGTCTTTACCCTCCAAATGTCCGCCGAAATGGAATGGCATAAAGGCCACGCCTTCGCCAACACGCTCGGTGATCATTGCTTTTACCTTGATGCGTCCGCCTTCGGGGCCAGAAACCCAGACATCCTTGCCGTCGCGAACGTTCAGGTTATTCGCGTCTCGGGTGTTTATCTCG
This window encodes:
- a CDS encoding DUF4124 domain-containing protein produces the protein MRPVPISITAMVVLFSLSSAAKADYYRWTDANGVTHFTDKPKTPGSQAIDFRRPTVIPIAENNRRRGDRLQGLQPDTQENSASAMSEGNAQKGAQSNAAQIAQQKTCENYADRIGNIESRLRAGGYSASSGNRLRRDRRELTSKRTWECLRR
- a CDS encoding LysR family transcriptional regulator; this encodes MMKWNGVAEFVAVAEAGSFTVAARKLEISTAQVSRQVSALEERLTTRLLYRTTRKVSVTEAGQIYYQHCRPLLDGLNEAERALTNLQSVPQGRLKITAPTTYGESRISPLLNDFIALYPGVSAELILTNQKVDLVDGGFDLAIRLGNLENSTMMAKRLGSRRQYMCASPQYLERHGSPATLADLAQHNCLPGTLDTWRFQVAGQEKTIRVRGNLHCNSGYALLDAALKGIGIVQLPDYYVEPCVADGRLVSLLQQHQPGLEGIWALYPHNRHLSPKVRLLVDYLALHLAPQALPGTLARQLPPVAP
- a CDS encoding porin family protein; this translates as MNHTKKSLISAFVIGSATILGAGTAQAQNGYAGANLNFLEYNENGINDDASLTAGTFRLGAQVNEYLSGELRAGLGFSDDTVNITGTDVDIELDSLFGAYLRGGFPITKQIYPYAVFGVTRGQVTYSAQGFSESKSETDTSFGVGVDFTLIDQVTLNVEYMSWFDKDGTEIDGFSVGASTAF
- a CDS encoding VOC family protein; its protein translation is MAVQDPFHLAIQVRDIDEARRFYGDFLGCPEGRSSDSWVDFDLYGHQFVCHLNPALKEQPASSHKNPVDGHGVPVPHFGVVLEMAAWNNLSAKLREHGVAFEIEPYIRFKGEPGEQATMFFYDPSGNALEFKAFKDREAQLFRKN
- a CDS encoding sulfurtransferase TusA family protein, producing MRAYGLNDQSELYQEVLQIDAIGLVCPLPILRFKKRTQGLPSGTQIEFLTDDPSGRRDLQTLCKLTGHRIEWIREEDVGVIRYRICLA
- a CDS encoding formate dehydrogenase subunit gamma, whose product is MKFKTLGAAIFTLATLFINTVWAEEAPGVDRSSTGGAQTLEDIMARQNKLEVDSSFRSDNLGDPANANAITERLGTLGGRSDADIWRGIRYNEIDSSTQVRGPAVDVLIQDGGMPWYKLREGPIITYGGGALLGTILLLVVFYFARGKIMIDGGPAGTKIERFKAIERFGHWLLSGSFVALGITGLLTLMGRSFLIPVIGPEAFSTLAIGSKWIHNNIAWAFMLGLVMTFVMWVAHNIPNKLDWHWLKAGGGIFTKAHPSAKKFNAGQKIVFWTVMVLGFSVSLSGLSLLFPFEIFMFADTFAFVNSILGTDFPTVLAPHEEMQYANIWHSVVAFVMMVAIMAHIYIGSVGMEGAFDAMGNGQVDVEWARQHHDLWVAEVEAKQGKGESS
- the fdh3B gene encoding formate dehydrogenase FDH3 subunit beta, translating into MALEGQARAKFLCDAERCIECNACVTACKNEHEVPWGINRRRVVTIEDGKPGERSISVACMHCSDAPCMAVCPTDCFYQTEDGIVLHSKDLCIGCGYCFYACPFGAPQFPQAGNFGSRGKMDKCTFCAGGPEEDNSTAEFNKYGRNRIAEGKLPICAEMCSTKALLAGDGNEVSDIYRQRVVNRGFGSGAWGWGTAYEKKGA